From the Paenibacillus sp. FSL H8-0548 genome, one window contains:
- a CDS encoding LacI family DNA-binding transcriptional regulator, which produces MVTIKDIADRAGVSFSTVSKALRDSPLVQNKTKQHILAIAKEMGYQPNIAARSLVSRRSGAIGVVWPSIERAALSSLITKINEQLEKKGYITLLSISNLESAIETFRRYQVDAILVFGDRNSISSYSNINPQQLPILTYGAAGYTSYSAVDVNRGQAIRLAVRHLAELGHQNIAYIGEPKSHDPLQTVKIQAFREETISLGLPFQNESILQMNSLDFHDGYMAARTMLARAVRPTAVISGGIDLTRGILRAIGEHGLRVPQDVSIVSYDNLPQMEDIGMPMTVVGVAIATITDVISATLLELIDSPEQHKTVYLEPELVVRASTSRLADL; this is translated from the coding sequence ATGGTAACCATTAAAGATATCGCAGATCGAGCTGGTGTCAGCTTTTCTACCGTCTCTAAGGCGCTTAGAGATAGTCCGCTCGTACAGAACAAAACCAAACAGCATATTCTTGCTATTGCAAAGGAAATGGGCTATCAGCCCAACATTGCTGCTCGAAGTCTCGTCTCCAGAAGAAGTGGAGCGATTGGCGTCGTATGGCCATCCATTGAACGTGCGGCTCTCTCCTCTCTCATTACAAAAATTAACGAACAGCTAGAGAAAAAAGGTTATATCACACTGCTTTCCATCAGCAATTTAGAATCGGCTATCGAAACCTTTCGCCGATACCAGGTGGACGCCATACTCGTCTTCGGAGACAGAAATAGTATTTCCAGCTATAGCAACATAAATCCACAGCAGCTGCCAATTCTCACCTATGGGGCTGCCGGTTATACGTCTTACTCCGCAGTTGATGTAAACAGAGGTCAAGCCATTCGTCTTGCTGTTCGACATTTGGCTGAGCTTGGCCATCAGAATATTGCCTACATCGGGGAGCCCAAGTCACATGATCCTCTGCAAACTGTCAAGATTCAAGCTTTTCGCGAAGAAACGATTAGTCTAGGCCTTCCCTTTCAGAACGAATCGATTCTTCAGATGAATAGCTTGGATTTTCACGATGGATACATGGCAGCACGTACGATGCTCGCACGAGCAGTACGCCCTACAGCCGTCATCAGCGGCGGCATCGATTTGACTCGCGGCATCCTCAGAGCCATCGGTGAGCATGGTCTTCGCGTACCGCAGGATGTATCCATTGTCAGTTACGACAACCTGCCTCAGATGGAGGATATCGGTATGCCAATGACTGTAGTAGGCGTTGCCATAGCGACGATAACAGATGTCATTTCGGCAACTTTACTCGAACTGATCGATAGCCCGGAACAGCATAAAACCGTTTATTTAGAACCAGAGCTTGTCGTTCGCGCCTCCACTTCAAGGCTTGCGGATTTATAA
- a CDS encoding SDR family oxidoreductase, whose product MLMFNLQDTVSVVIGGNGVLGSAMAAALAEAGSKVAVVGRDMEKARVVCEQIEQNGGTAVSFQADATKKDELEAVLDQVLQWGGRVDTLINASGTNSTTPFFDLEMEEWDRIMDVNLKSVVLACQVFGKKMVEQGSGGSIINISSVSSEPPLSRVFTYSASKAGVNSVTQFLARELAPHNVRVNAIIPGFFPAEQNKKILSPERVESIMKHTPMNRFGDPAELKGMVVYLASAKASSFVTGAMMRVDGGFGAMTI is encoded by the coding sequence TTGCTAATGTTTAACTTACAAGATACTGTATCAGTCGTGATCGGTGGAAATGGTGTGCTAGGCAGTGCCATGGCAGCTGCGCTTGCCGAAGCAGGATCGAAGGTCGCTGTAGTTGGCCGGGATATGGAGAAAGCTAGAGTAGTATGCGAGCAAATCGAGCAAAACGGCGGTACCGCGGTTTCTTTCCAAGCAGATGCTACTAAAAAAGACGAGCTGGAAGCCGTATTAGATCAAGTATTGCAGTGGGGTGGACGTGTCGACACTCTCATTAATGCGTCAGGTACCAATAGCACAACGCCGTTCTTTGATTTGGAAATGGAAGAATGGGATCGCATTATGGATGTTAACTTGAAAAGTGTCGTACTCGCTTGCCAGGTCTTTGGGAAAAAGATGGTTGAGCAAGGCAGCGGCGGCTCCATTATAAATATATCTTCCGTTTCATCTGAACCACCGCTCTCCAGGGTGTTTACCTATTCAGCATCCAAGGCGGGAGTTAATAGCGTAACTCAGTTTTTGGCTCGGGAATTGGCTCCTCATAACGTAAGAGTAAATGCGATCATTCCTGGTTTCTTCCCTGCCGAGCAAAACAAAAAAATTCTATCGCCGGAGCGAGTAGAATCGATTATGAAGCATACGCCAATGAATCGCTTTGGTGATCCAGCGGAGCTTAAAGGTATGGTTGTATACTTAGCCTCTGCCAAAGCATCCTCATTTGTAACAGGTGCTATGATGCGCGTAGATGGCGGATTTGGAGCAATGACGATATGA
- a CDS encoding lactate racemase domain-containing protein: MSDILTQLVEGIPVPKLVKIRQSFDATILDNPIEDLIQRLRAAASMSEIKAGHKVAVAVGSRGISRIDELTKTVIDELKRIGAEPFIVPCMGSHGGATAEGQTEVLAHLGIDELRMGCPVRSSMEVVLLEHLPNGLPIYCDKIAATEADAIVVINRIKPHTAFRGTIESGMFKMISIGLGKQKGAEACHQLGFKYMAENVPAMAKVMLQKLPIKFGVAIVENAYDQICRIEVLDPETMEAREKELLVEAKSRLPQILFQELDVLVIDYIGKNISGDGADPNITGRYPTPYAHGGPEVNKMVVLDLTEESQGNANGVGTADFTTSRLVSKTDWPSTYANGLTSTVCAPTKQATTLANDRDAIKAAIKTCNILDYTTCKLVRIRDTLHLGVIEISETLLEEAKANPRIEILEGPYEWTFDEEGFLPK, translated from the coding sequence ATGAGCGATATCTTAACACAGCTTGTTGAGGGTATCCCTGTTCCTAAGCTTGTGAAAATCCGTCAATCATTTGATGCTACTATACTGGACAATCCAATTGAAGATTTAATTCAGCGACTGCGTGCAGCCGCTTCTATGTCGGAAATAAAAGCAGGACATAAGGTTGCGGTAGCTGTTGGCAGCCGGGGAATATCCCGAATCGACGAATTGACCAAAACCGTTATCGACGAGCTGAAGCGAATTGGTGCTGAGCCATTTATCGTGCCATGCATGGGTAGTCATGGTGGAGCGACTGCTGAGGGGCAAACCGAGGTGCTTGCTCATCTTGGTATCGATGAGCTGCGGATGGGCTGCCCAGTACGCTCTTCCATGGAGGTTGTGCTGCTAGAGCATCTGCCTAACGGACTTCCCATTTATTGCGACAAAATTGCAGCTACAGAGGCCGATGCTATTGTCGTCATTAACCGGATTAAGCCGCATACAGCATTTCGCGGAACGATTGAAAGCGGTATGTTCAAAATGATCTCGATCGGACTAGGAAAACAAAAGGGGGCAGAGGCTTGCCACCAGCTAGGATTTAAATATATGGCGGAGAACGTTCCAGCTATGGCTAAGGTAATGCTCCAGAAGCTCCCTATTAAATTCGGTGTAGCGATTGTCGAGAATGCCTATGACCAAATTTGTCGGATCGAGGTTCTGGACCCTGAAACGATGGAGGCAAGAGAGAAGGAGCTGTTGGTGGAGGCGAAGAGCCGGCTTCCTCAGATTCTTTTCCAAGAATTGGATGTGCTCGTCATTGATTATATCGGCAAAAACATTAGCGGAGACGGTGCAGATCCGAATATTACAGGCAGATACCCTACGCCATATGCACATGGGGGACCTGAGGTGAATAAGATGGTCGTCCTTGATCTGACTGAAGAGTCTCAAGGGAACGCTAACGGAGTAGGGACTGCTGATTTCACAACGAGTCGGTTAGTGAGCAAGACAGACTGGCCTAGCACCTATGCGAATGGACTCACATCAACCGTGTGCGCGCCTACGAAACAGGCGACAACGCTTGCGAATGATCGTGATGCTATCAAGGCAGCCATTAAAACCTGTAATATATTGGATTATACAACATGCAAGCTAGTTCGCATTCGCGATACACTTCATCTCGGCGTTATTGAAATTTCAGAGACACTTCTCGAAGAAGCTAAAGCGAATCCGCGAATTGAAATATTAGAAGGCCCTTATGAGTGGACGTTTGATGAGGAAGGATTTTTACCAAAATGA
- a CDS encoding gluconokinase produces MSKKIEIVIAIDIGTTSTKTLAVDREGHIHNSHSVAYPLHTPSSGYAEQDPDVIYEAVLDAVAAVMKKGGYTAEQIVCATFSSANHSLILLDDQEFPLTPSITWADQRSAAQAERLLSDGTGLPIYLRTGTPIHPMSPLVKLIWMKEERPDLFFAAKQFIGIKEYILNKLFGVMVMDHSIASATGLFNLETLTWDKEALLLADVREDQLPTLVPSTERITGLRTEPAERMGLSASTTFVVGAQDGVLANLGIGAVEEGVLAVTIGTSGAVRTATNKPTVDPEGRLFCYALTEECWIVGGPSNNGAIVAQWISDRLYPGKPLDEVLPLAASVPAGANGLLFLPLLSGERAPFWDAQAKGVMFGLTLSHLETDMLRAAMEGVIFQITAIASLMKQAGEKPREVRASGGFARSTLWCQMMADMLGVPVKVPVSVESSGLGAAQLGLYAMDDCKGSLLRWKEMEGSLYEPNLKNHSLYQGLLPLYLSLYDRLKEPMREISRLQHASVE; encoded by the coding sequence ATGAGCAAGAAAATAGAAATTGTTATTGCGATTGATATTGGAACAACGAGCACCAAGACGTTGGCTGTTGACCGTGAAGGTCATATTCACAACAGCCATTCCGTTGCCTATCCTCTGCATACGCCAAGTTCTGGGTATGCAGAGCAGGACCCGGATGTTATTTATGAGGCTGTGTTAGACGCAGTCGCAGCTGTTATGAAAAAAGGCGGCTACACCGCTGAGCAAATTGTCTGTGCCACATTCAGTTCAGCCAATCATAGCTTGATTCTGCTTGATGATCAGGAATTCCCGCTGACTCCGAGCATAACCTGGGCTGATCAGCGCAGCGCTGCGCAAGCAGAACGTTTGCTCTCTGATGGTACGGGATTGCCAATCTACTTGCGGACAGGGACACCGATTCATCCGATGTCGCCGCTCGTGAAGCTGATTTGGATGAAGGAAGAACGTCCGGATTTGTTTTTTGCAGCAAAGCAGTTTATTGGAATAAAGGAATATATATTGAATAAACTATTTGGTGTTATGGTGATGGACCATTCCATTGCTAGTGCTACGGGACTATTCAACTTGGAAACGCTGACTTGGGATAAGGAAGCGCTGCTTCTCGCAGATGTTCGCGAGGATCAATTGCCTACATTAGTTCCATCTACGGAACGGATAACGGGACTTAGGACGGAGCCAGCTGAGCGAATGGGGTTAAGCGCGAGTACGACCTTTGTTGTTGGCGCGCAGGACGGTGTGCTGGCCAATCTTGGTATTGGAGCAGTGGAAGAAGGCGTTCTGGCTGTAACGATCGGCACGAGCGGTGCTGTTCGGACGGCGACGAATAAGCCAACCGTTGACCCGGAAGGGCGTTTGTTCTGTTATGCGTTGACAGAGGAATGCTGGATTGTTGGCGGGCCTTCGAACAATGGAGCGATCGTAGCTCAGTGGATTTCGGATCGACTTTATCCGGGCAAACCATTGGATGAAGTATTGCCCTTAGCAGCATCCGTACCAGCGGGAGCGAATGGACTGCTCTTTTTACCGCTATTATCGGGAGAGAGAGCGCCGTTTTGGGATGCGCAGGCAAAAGGTGTTATGTTTGGACTGACGCTCTCGCATCTGGAGACCGATATGCTGCGCGCTGCAATGGAAGGCGTCATATTCCAAATTACAGCAATCGCTTCTCTAATGAAGCAAGCAGGAGAAAAACCTAGGGAGGTTAGAGCCTCTGGGGGCTTTGCACGTTCTACCTTATGGTGTCAAATGATGGCTGACATGCTCGGAGTACCTGTGAAGGTGCCCGTTTCAGTAGAAAGCTCCGGACTCGGCGCAGCGCAGCTTGGGCTCTACGCGATGGACGACTGCAAAGGCTCATTGCTAAGGTGGAAAGAGATGGAGGGCAGTCTCTACGAGCCGAACCTGAAAAATCATAGTTTGTATCAAGGATTGCTTCCGCTATACTTAAGCTTATACGATCGATTGAAAGAGCCGATGAGAGAAATATCTAGGCTGCAGCATGCGTCGGTTGAATGA
- the larE gene encoding ATP-dependent sacrificial sulfur transferase LarE: protein MMHDKYSKLQAVLIEMESVVVAFSGGVDSTFLLDAAIKTLGPERVLAVTADSETYPTEELEEAIELAKKLGVTHRVIETSELSIPGYKENNANRCYFCKKSLFEHLEPFIKDGAYRHIVYGLIADDMNEHRPGVQAAKERGVRGPLQEVGLYKEEIRDLSREHGLPTWDKPSFACLSSRIAYGETITIEKLGRVGEAERYIRTLGFGQVRVRSHGDIARIEVEPAVMEQLLGHAAMISQRLKELGYIYVSMDLTGYRSGSMNKVLERGGSAI, encoded by the coding sequence ATTATGCATGATAAATACAGCAAGCTGCAAGCGGTTCTTATCGAAATGGAATCCGTCGTGGTCGCTTTCTCAGGAGGCGTTGACAGCACTTTTCTTCTGGATGCAGCCATTAAGACGCTAGGACCAGAGCGTGTTTTAGCGGTTACGGCGGACTCGGAAACGTATCCGACGGAAGAGCTGGAGGAAGCTATTGAGCTCGCGAAGAAGCTCGGCGTGACTCATAGAGTAATAGAGACTTCAGAGCTCAGTATTCCAGGTTATAAAGAGAATAATGCGAACCGTTGTTATTTTTGTAAAAAGAGCTTATTCGAGCATTTAGAGCCATTCATTAAAGATGGGGCATATCGTCATATCGTCTATGGTCTCATCGCAGATGATATGAACGAGCATAGACCAGGCGTTCAAGCGGCTAAAGAGCGCGGCGTACGGGGACCTTTGCAGGAAGTAGGGCTGTACAAGGAAGAAATCCGTGATTTATCCCGCGAGCATGGACTCCCTACATGGGATAAGCCGTCTTTTGCATGTCTCTCCTCGCGGATCGCCTATGGCGAGACGATTACGATAGAGAAGCTTGGCCGGGTTGGCGAGGCTGAACGCTATATTCGTACGCTTGGCTTTGGCCAAGTGAGAGTTAGGAGTCACGGCGATATTGCCAGAATCGAAGTGGAGCCAGCCGTTATGGAACAGCTTCTTGGTCACGCAGCTATGATTTCGCAGCGATTGAAGGAGCTAGGATATATTTATGTATCCATGGATCTTACCGGTTATCGCAGCGGCAGCATGAATAAAGTGCTTGAACGTGGAGGCTCTGCGATATGA
- the larB gene encoding nickel pincer cofactor biosynthesis protein LarB, translated as MNEFEDLGFCKLDVGRNERTGHPEVVFGQGKTTDQVETIFTRLVEIHGRALVTRASEEMGERILAKYPEARYDEVSRLISFGESARKLPGKVAIVTGGTSDIPVAEEAAGTAAWMGCEIDRIYDVGVAGIERLLSQKDRIREASVVIAVAGMEGALVSVVGGLVRRPVIAVPTSVGYGANLQGITTLLAMMTSCAAGVTVVNIDNGFGAGFQSAMILQLVAEGT; from the coding sequence ATGAACGAGTTTGAGGATTTAGGTTTCTGTAAGCTGGATGTAGGGCGCAATGAGCGAACAGGGCATCCAGAGGTTGTGTTTGGGCAAGGGAAAACGACGGATCAAGTGGAAACGATTTTCACTCGACTGGTGGAGATTCATGGCAGGGCTCTTGTCACCCGCGCATCTGAAGAGATGGGTGAGCGTATCCTTGCTAAATATCCGGAGGCGCGTTATGACGAAGTATCTCGCCTAATCTCCTTCGGGGAGTCTGCACGTAAGCTTCCAGGCAAGGTCGCAATTGTAACTGGCGGGACATCAGACATTCCAGTGGCTGAAGAAGCAGCGGGTACGGCTGCTTGGATGGGCTGCGAAATTGATCGGATCTATGATGTTGGCGTTGCAGGAATTGAGCGTCTGCTCAGTCAAAAGGATCGCATTAGAGAAGCTTCCGTTGTGATCGCAGTTGCAGGCATGGAGGGGGCTTTAGTCAGTGTCGTTGGAGGGCTTGTTCGCAGACCGGTTATTGCTGTACCTACGTCTGTAGGTTATGGTGCGAATTTGCAAGGAATAACAACACTTCTAGCTATGATGACCTCCTGTGCAGCCGGTGTGACCGTGGTCAACATTGACAACGGTTTCGGAGCAGGTTTTCAATCGGCAATGATATTACAACTGGTAGCGGAGGGCACTTAG